The proteins below are encoded in one region of Chiloscyllium plagiosum isolate BGI_BamShark_2017 chromosome 7, ASM401019v2, whole genome shotgun sequence:
- the LOC122551721 gene encoding neurexophilin-2-like: MRYPVHHPLLLVLLQCFLHTITSRENHFGRTLELLELRNKAAGQTLADNLADPQRVNPLRLFVKESPKPKQDITDISRIKASNDLWAWLNNLTDIQESHSRTKRRPIVKTGKFKKMFGWGDFHSNIKTVKLNLLITGKIVDHGNGTFSVYFRHNSTGLGNVSVSLVPPSKVVEFDFSQQSTTETKESKTFNCRIEYEKTDRAKKTALCNYDPSKICYQEQTQSHVSWLCSKPFKVICIYIAFYSVDYKLVQKVCPDYNYHSETPYYSSG; the protein is encoded by the coding sequence ATCACCTCTCGTGAGAATCATTTTGGAAGAACTTTGGAACTTCTGGAACTAAGGAACAAGGCAGCAGGACAAACACTTGCTGATAATTTGGCTGATCCACAGAGAGTAAATCCATTGCGGCTCTTTGTGAAGGAAAGTCCCAAACCGAAACAGGACATCACTGATATTTCACGTATTAAAGCTTCAAATGACTTATGGGCATGGTTAAACAACCTAACGGATATTCAGGAATCCCACTCACGGACCAAACGCAGACCCATTGTTAAAACAGGAAAATTCAAGAAAATGTTTGGGTGGGGAGACTTCCATTCCAACATCAAAACAGTTAAATTGAATCTTCTCATTACTGGGAAGATAGTTGACCATGGGAATGGGACTTTCAGTGTTTACTTTAGACACAACTCAACTGGTCTTGGGAATGTATCTGTAAGCCTGGTTCCACCATCCAAGGTCGTGGAATTTGACTTCTCCCAGCAGTCAACAACGGAGACCAAGGAGTCCAAAACATTCAACTGTCGAATTGAGTATGAGAAAACAGACAGAGCAAAGAAGACCGCACTATGTAATTATGATCCTTCAAAGATATGCTATCAGGAGCAGACCCAAAGTCATGTTTCCTGGTTATGTTCCAAACCATTCAAGGTTATATGCATATATATAGCTTTCTACAGTGTAGATTATAAACTTGTGCAGAAAGTTTGCCCCGATTACAACTATCATAGTGAAACCCCTTATTATTCATCTGGTTAA